One genomic window of Wolbachia endosymbiont (group B) of Eucosma cana includes the following:
- a CDS encoding IS3-like element ISWpi17 family transposase (programmed frameshift): MATKKYEPELKAKIALEAIKNQKSTAEICSEYKIPSTNLYDWRDRVLARLKDLFVEESESARKQRILAQEIESLHKVIGELTVENSYLKKKFTEISKKDRVRFIEKDSDLSIRKQADLLGICRSSLYYRPIINNESEVANLIQEVYLASDCRYGYRKITAEIIASGVVVNHKKILRIMKKMKISGLYCRKRCNTSIKEKKHKIYPYLLKDLIICRVNQVWATDITYIMVEGKFIYFVAIMDLYSRYIIAHSLSPYLDAGFCLYTLKEALKQGKPEIFNSDQGVQFTSYNFIMELERANIKISMDHKGRCFDNIFVERLWRTLKQEAIYYYRPNSIRDLNLIINDFVAWYNYRRRHQTLHYKVPADLYYHKQ, translated from the exons GCACAGCTGAGATATGTAGTGAATATAAAATACCATCAACAAATCTATATGATTGGCGTGATAGAGTATTGGCAAGGTTAAAAGACCTATTTGTTGAAGAAAGTGAAAGTGCGAGAAAACAAAGAATCTTAGCGCAAGAAATAGAAAGTTTACATAAAGTAATAGGAGAATTGACAGTGGAAAATAGCTATTTGAAAAAAAAAT TTACTGAAATAAGCAAAAAAGATAGAGTAAGGTTTATAGAAAAAGATTCTGATCTGTCAATTAGGAAACAGGCTGATTTATTGGGGATTTGCAGATCTAGCCTATATTATAGGCCTATAATTAATAACGAAAGTGAAGTAGCAAATTTGATTCAAGAAGTATATTTGGCTTCTGATTGCCGTTATGGATATCGTAAAATTACTGCTGAAATCATAGCGAGTGGAGTAGTAGTCAATCACAAAAAAATCTTAAGAATTATGAAAAAAATGAAGATTAGTGGGCTGTATTGTAGAAAAAGATGTAATACAAGTATTAAAGAAAAAAAGCATAAAATATATCCTTATTTACTCAAAGATTTGATTATTTGTAGAGTTAATCAGGTATGGGCTACTGATATAACATATATTATGGTAGAAGGTAAGTTTATCTATTTTGTGGCAATAATGGACTTGTATAGTCGCTATATTATTGCTCATTCATTATCACCATATCTCGATGCTGGATTTTGCCTTTATACTCTCAAAGAAGCTCTAAAACAAGGTAAACCTGAGATTTTTAATAGTGATCAGGGGGTGCAGTTTACTAGCTACAACTTTATTATGGAATTAGAGCGTGCTAATATTAAAATCAGTATGGACCATAAAGGACGTTGCTTCGACAATATATTTGTTGAGCGCTTATGGAGAACTTTAAAGCAAGAAGCTATATATTATTATAGACCAAATAGTATCAGAGATTTAAATCTTATAATAAATGATTTTGTTGCTTGGTATAACTATAGAAGGCGACATCAGACTCTACATTATAAAGTTCCTGCTGATCTTTATTATCATAAACAGTAA
- a CDS encoding phosphoribosylformylglycinamidine synthase subunit PurQ translates to MKIIVLSGYGLNCEKETAFAFMECSRKLGINNIEVKIVHINEVISNSDELKSSNILAIPGGFSYGDDTGAGNAFALRIKNNLLDEFQNFLSQDKLIIGICNGCQILVKLVPEFSNLALTSNDIGNYQCRWIRVRVNPQSNSVWLRGLSELYLPIAHGEGKFFMDQDTLNQLIENNSVALRYVDENGDYANLQFPYNPNGSIYDLAALSDKSGRVLALMPHPERGIFFTQQDNWPLEKEKCKRSGVAMPKYGDGMLIFENALKYFA, encoded by the coding sequence ATGAAAATTATTGTTTTATCTGGTTATGGCTTGAATTGTGAAAAAGAAACTGCATTTGCATTTATGGAATGCAGCAGAAAGCTTGGTATTAATAATATTGAAGTAAAAATCGTTCACATTAATGAAGTTATAAGTAATTCAGATGAACTAAAATCAAGTAATATACTTGCAATTCCAGGAGGTTTTTCTTACGGTGATGACACTGGTGCTGGCAATGCATTTGCTTTGCGTATAAAAAACAACTTGTTAGACGAATTTCAAAATTTCTTATCTCAGGATAAGCTTATTATAGGGATATGTAATGGTTGCCAGATATTAGTAAAGTTAGTTCCAGAATTCTCTAATCTAGCTTTAACCTCTAATGATATAGGTAATTACCAATGTCGTTGGATTAGAGTGAGAGTTAATCCGCAGAGTAATTCTGTTTGGCTACGGGGCCTGAGTGAACTATATCTCCCTATTGCTCATGGGGAAGGCAAATTTTTTATGGATCAAGATACTTTGAATCAATTGATTGAAAATAATTCCGTTGCACTGCGTTACGTTGATGAAAATGGTGACTATGCAAATTTACAATTTCCTTACAATCCAAACGGATCTATATACGACCTGGCAGCTTTGTCAGACAAAAGTGGTAGAGTTTTAGCTTTAATGCCTCACCCAGAGAGAGGAATATTTTTTACTCAGCAGGACAACTGGCCTCTTGAAAAAGAAAAATGTAAACGTTCAGGAGTGGCTATGCCAAAATATGGTGATGGAATGCTCATATTTGAGAATGCACTAAAATATTTTGCGTAA
- the mutM gene encoding bifunctional DNA-formamidopyrimidine glycosylase/DNA-(apurinic or apyrimidinic site) lyase: MPELPEVEVISNFLFDKIKNKKISNVTVNNCNLRVPITKNIDDLLKGKVINDIKRRGKYIISNIDASMAVIIHLGMSGKLIYAEDNQAQNKHDHVIFLFSDNTSLIFNDPRRFGLVIVLNREQELNFFNNLGIEPLTDEFDGHYLQKLLKNRKANIKSVLMNNKLIVGVGNIYASESLFRARISPLRLAQDLTYIECEKLAIEIKNTLSDAIAAGGSTLKDYAQPSGSAGYFQNNFYVYGKVQKPCRICNNIITLIRQNGRSTYFCNACQN; this comes from the coding sequence ATGCCGGAGCTGCCAGAAGTGGAAGTCATCTCTAACTTCTTATTTGATAAAATCAAAAATAAGAAAATAAGCAATGTGACAGTCAATAATTGTAATTTGCGTGTACCAATAACAAAAAATATTGATGATTTGCTAAAGGGCAAAGTTATAAATGATATCAAGCGTAGAGGTAAATATATAATCTCGAATATAGATGCTAGTATGGCTGTAATCATACACCTCGGCATGAGCGGAAAGCTTATATATGCTGAAGACAATCAAGCACAGAACAAACATGATCATGTGATATTCTTATTTTCTGACAACACTTCACTAATCTTTAATGACCCAAGAAGGTTTGGATTAGTGATTGTTTTAAACAGAGAGCAAGAACTAAATTTTTTTAATAACCTAGGAATAGAACCCCTCACAGATGAATTTGACGGACATTATTTACAGAAGTTGCTAAAGAACAGAAAAGCAAATATCAAATCAGTATTAATGAATAATAAGCTAATAGTTGGCGTAGGTAACATATATGCTTCTGAGAGCTTATTTAGAGCTCGCATATCACCACTTAGGCTAGCGCAAGATTTAACATATATAGAGTGCGAAAAACTTGCTATCGAAATAAAAAATACTCTGAGTGATGCAATTGCTGCTGGTGGTTCAACACTGAAAGATTATGCACAACCATCTGGATCTGCTGGATACTTTCAAAATAACTTTTACGTATATGGTAAAGTGCAAAAACCTTGCAGAATCTGCAACAATATCATAACACTTATACGACAAAATGGTCGTAGCACTTATTTTTGCAATGCATGTCAGAATTAA
- the pdxH gene encoding pyridoxamine 5'-phosphate oxidase: protein MTLLPEKDPFDLFSKWYQEVLNFPCKESTAMTLATCSKDCIPSARVVLLKEYSKEGFVFFTNVNSRKGKELTENPKAALVFHWTEFSRQVRIEGEVRLLSGKKADEYFSSRARDSQISAWCSKQSRVLKNWQDFEQAIELKEKEFHNTQVSRPDFWVGFCVIPKVIEFWQEGEYRRHTRFRYTLVEKSNWKVEQLYP, encoded by the coding sequence ATGACACTCTTACCTGAAAAAGATCCTTTTGATTTGTTTTCAAAGTGGTATCAAGAAGTACTTAATTTTCCGTGTAAAGAGTCAACTGCAATGACGCTAGCAACGTGTAGCAAAGACTGCATTCCATCTGCAAGAGTGGTATTACTAAAGGAATATAGTAAGGAAGGTTTTGTGTTCTTTACTAACGTAAACAGTAGAAAAGGAAAAGAATTGACTGAGAACCCCAAAGCTGCACTCGTATTTCATTGGACAGAATTTTCTAGACAAGTACGAATTGAAGGAGAAGTTAGGCTTCTAAGCGGCAAAAAGGCTGACGAATATTTCTCTTCTCGAGCACGCGATAGTCAAATTAGCGCGTGGTGCTCAAAACAATCAAGAGTTCTGAAAAATTGGCAAGATTTTGAGCAGGCTATAGAATTGAAAGAGAAAGAATTTCACAATACACAAGTTTCTCGTCCTGACTTTTGGGTGGGATTTTGCGTAATCCCAAAGGTAATTGAATTTTGGCAAGAAGGTGAATATAGGAGACACACTAGATTTAGATATACTCTTGTTGAGAAAAGCAATTGGAAAGTGGAACAATTATATCCCTAA